In Aliarcobacter faecis, a genomic segment contains:
- the coaE gene encoding dephospho-CoA kinase (Dephospho-CoA kinase (CoaE) performs the final step in coenzyme A biosynthesis.), which translates to MNNNLFKNAIALTGGISTGKSTVCNLLKLHGFLIIDADNIAHKLLDKNALTIEQMFGKQYVQNGKVLRKELGKIIFSNEENKLKLEELLHPLIKEEIIKEAQICEEQNKPYFIDIPLFFEKMHYPIKKSIVVYTPKDLQVDRLQKRDNISEEEALLKISNQMDIEKKKELSTYIIDNSKNLKHLQDEVEKLIKGIV; encoded by the coding sequence GCACTAACAGGTGGAATTTCTACTGGTAAAAGTACAGTTTGCAATCTACTAAAATTACATGGCTTTCTTATAATAGATGCCGATAATATAGCACATAAATTGCTAGATAAGAATGCTTTGACTATAGAGCAGATGTTTGGTAAACAGTATGTGCAAAATGGTAAAGTTTTAAGAAAAGAGTTGGGAAAAATAATTTTTTCCAATGAAGAAAATAAGCTTAAGTTAGAAGAACTTTTACACCCACTTATAAAAGAGGAAATTATAAAAGAGGCACAAATTTGTGAAGAACAAAATAAACCTTATTTTATAGATATTCCACTATTTTTTGAAAAAATGCACTATCCAATTAAAAAATCTATTGTTGTTTATACACCAAAAGATTTACAAGTTGATAGATTACAAAAAAGAGATAATATAAGTGAAGAAGAAGCACTTTTAAAAATAAGTAATCAAATGGACATAGAGAAGAAAAAAGAGTTATCAACATATATTATTGATAATTCAAAAAATTTAAAGCACCTTCAAGATGAAGTAGAAAAATTAATAAAAGGAATAGTATGA
- a CDS encoding SH3 domain-containing protein, producing the protein MKKISILISILYICTNLFAQEGQIEQTTSQIQNTDKLDVLDKQSKDFFKAITGLEKSYLEDQIQEIKNKKEEADSKSLKPQNQSVSQGKDEAIMTEEEYEKNVFNHQNEIARITTDFTRTRKIKDLKIKSMYTFNGKDYAVLLLDDTESSSRNKTSTELSGNIEGRYVEGDNILGLKIIDINTRTKSIELYKKLDEETGYTIFLSNYGISVSNLEKRDKNDPRYTKVVPKEAHKKVEHYVEPTPTPVVVEQVEKKEPISVKKAFEDVKESKTTSNKPCYIVNKLNLNVRVEPNNSSKILRVLKENDKFIIQNTNGEWLNIDTIYKKVSGDIMNVSSQSNWIQNADGNLSQANCN; encoded by the coding sequence ATGAAAAAAATAAGTATATTAATATCTATACTTTATATTTGTACAAATCTATTTGCACAAGAGGGACAAATAGAACAAACAACAAGTCAAATACAAAATACAGATAAGTTAGATGTTTTAGATAAACAATCAAAAGATTTTTTCAAAGCAATTACTGGTTTAGAGAAAAGCTATCTTGAAGACCAAATCCAAGAGATAAAAAATAAAAAAGAAGAAGCTGATTCAAAAAGTTTAAAACCTCAAAATCAATCAGTATCTCAAGGAAAAGATGAAGCTATAATGACAGAAGAAGAGTATGAAAAAAATGTCTTCAATCATCAAAATGAGATAGCGAGAATTACAACAGATTTTACAAGAACTAGAAAAATAAAAGATTTAAAAATAAAAAGTATGTATACTTTTAATGGTAAAGATTATGCTGTTTTACTTTTAGATGATACAGAATCCTCTTCAAGAAATAAGACAAGTACAGAACTTAGTGGAAATATAGAAGGAAGATATGTAGAGGGTGATAATATTTTAGGACTTAAAATAATTGATATAAATACTAGAACAAAAAGTATAGAATTATATAAAAAATTAGATGAAGAAACAGGATATACAATCTTTTTGAGTAATTATGGAATAAGTGTTAGTAATTTAGAAAAAAGAGATAAAAATGATCCAAGATATACAAAAGTTGTTCCAAAAGAAGCCCATAAAAAAGTAGAGCATTATGTTGAACCAACACCAACTCCTGTAGTAGTTGAACAAGTTGAGAAAAAAGAGCCTATTAGTGTAAAAAAAGCTTTTGAAGATGTAAAAGAGTCTAAAACTACCTCTAATAAACCTTGTTATATTGTAAATAAACTAAATCTAAATGTTAGAGTTGAACCAAATAATAGTTCTAAAATCTTAAGAGTTTTAAAAGAAAATGATAAATTTATAATCCAAAATACAAATGGTGAATGGTTAAATATTGATACTATCTATAAAAAAGTTTCAGGAGATATTATGAATGTTAGTTCTCAAAGTAATTGGATTCAAAATGCAGATGGAAATTTAAGTCAAGCAAATTGTAACTAG
- a CDS encoding glucosaminidase domain-containing protein, with the protein MQFLSILLRNSKKLLLSLFLSASVQFASAKGLPQEFYSIKDKDLAKTYFLEYLYELVEQENRAILKEREFVIDTLNNKFLELQKDSELLEKLVEIKQKYKIENLYSLEEYLKKIDVIPPSLALAQAAVESGWGTSRFIKEANNIFGHWTYDKEVGIIPKKRAYGSSHFIRVFESLEASIKAYMLNLNRNIAYKSFQEQRYNHKEGKGQISGLVLSKTMLNYSGIANRYIDILSSVILGNNLEEFDFRYFGKTEDLNKKALVIAGL; encoded by the coding sequence ATGCAGTTTTTATCAATTTTATTACGAAATTCAAAAAAACTTCTTCTTAGTCTATTTTTATCAGCTAGTGTACAATTTGCCAGTGCAAAAGGTTTACCACAGGAGTTTTACTCTATAAAAGATAAAGATTTAGCGAAAACTTACTTTTTAGAGTATTTATATGAACTTGTTGAACAAGAAAATAGGGCTATATTAAAAGAGCGAGAGTTTGTAATTGATACTTTAAATAATAAATTTTTAGAGCTTCAAAAAGATAGTGAACTTTTAGAAAAATTAGTAGAAATAAAACAAAAATATAAGATAGAAAATCTTTATTCTTTAGAAGAGTATCTTAAAAAAATAGATGTTATTCCACCTTCATTGGCTCTTGCACAAGCTGCAGTTGAGAGTGGCTGGGGTACAAGTAGATTTATAAAAGAAGCAAATAATATTTTTGGACATTGGACTTATGATAAAGAGGTGGGGATTATTCCAAAGAAAAGAGCGTATGGGTCTTCACATTTTATTAGAGTATTTGAATCTTTGGAGGCTTCTATAAAAGCTTATATGCTAAATCTAAATAGAAATATAGCTTATAAATCTTTTCAAGAGCAAAGATATAATCATAAAGAGGGAAAAGGTCAAATTTCTGGTTTAGTTTTATCAAAAACTATGTTAAATTATTCAGGTATTGCAAATAGATATATTGATATTTTAAGTAGTGTAATTTTAGGAAATAATCTTGAAGAGTTTGATTTTAGATATTTTGGGAAAACTGAAGATTTAAATAAAAAAGCTTTAGTAATAGCTGGCTTATAA